The proteins below are encoded in one region of Levilactobacillus namurensis:
- a CDS encoding RusA family crossover junction endodeoxyribonuclease, which produces MESTTAKTHLVIHGEPVPAGRPRFNRNGHAYDPRRSRDYKRFFRQEAKMKYHGPILRDKALKVDVKVYRHVQRSISKVERGRRLRGEHRPIVKPDASNYLKLVEDALTGIVWEDDNLITDVSCHKYYSDEPRIEVTVTEAKEEK; this is translated from the coding sequence TTGGAATCAACAACGGCTAAGACCCACCTAGTGATCCACGGTGAGCCAGTACCCGCCGGGCGTCCGCGCTTCAATCGCAATGGCCACGCCTACGATCCACGACGGTCACGGGACTACAAGCGCTTCTTTCGCCAAGAGGCCAAGATGAAGTATCACGGCCCCATCTTACGCGACAAGGCACTCAAGGTGGACGTCAAGGTCTACCGGCACGTACAGCGGTCAATCAGTAAGGTGGAGCGTGGGCGGCGTCTACGAGGCGAGCACCGGCCGATTGTGAAGCCTGACGCGTCCAACTACCTCAAGCTCGTTGAGGACGCGCTGACCGGCATCGTGTGGGAGGACGACAATCTCATCACGGACGTCAGCTGTCACAAGTACTATTCAGACGAGCCAAGAATCGAAGTCACAGTAACTGAAGCCAAGGAGGAAAAATAA
- a CDS encoding antA/AntB antirepressor family protein, with the protein MNELIKTFKKNDGTIAVDGRDLHDFLGVKTDYKDWFPRMAEYGFTEDVDFVGLAQKRAKPQGGRPKVNHALTLDMAKEVSMIQRTPKGKQAREYFIAMEKQAKRQAQQVVLPMTPEEKLLLVMENANRANSRLTNVEERMDDFEANQKMDPTEYSTVSHGVTRAVNRYVGENHLQLTRDQRAELYKDISTGLNKVCGVHTRTQIRAKEFNRSMKYIYDWEPNTATKMMMQQAGEQTAMEV; encoded by the coding sequence ATGAACGAATTAATCAAGACTTTCAAGAAAAATGACGGCACCATTGCCGTTGATGGACGGGATCTGCATGACTTCCTGGGAGTTAAGACGGATTACAAAGACTGGTTTCCACGAATGGCAGAGTATGGATTTACTGAAGATGTTGATTTTGTAGGTTTAGCTCAAAAAAGAGCGAAACCCCAAGGTGGCCGGCCAAAAGTTAACCACGCTCTCACCCTGGATATGGCTAAAGAGGTGTCGATGATTCAGCGGACTCCCAAGGGTAAGCAAGCGCGTGAGTACTTCATCGCCATGGAGAAGCAAGCCAAGCGACAAGCTCAACAGGTCGTTCTCCCAATGACACCGGAAGAAAAGCTCCTGCTGGTGATGGAGAACGCCAATCGGGCCAACTCCCGGCTGACGAACGTCGAAGAACGCATGGACGACTTCGAGGCCAATCAAAAGATGGACCCAACAGAGTACAGTACCGTCAGTCATGGCGTTACCCGCGCAGTTAATCGATATGTCGGTGAGAATCATCTTCAACTGACACGTGATCAACGCGCAGAACTCTATAAGGACATCAGCACTGGGCTCAATAAGGTGTGTGGCGTTCATACGCGAACTCAGATTCGTGCTAAGGAATTCAACAGGTCCATGAAGTATATCTACGACTGGGAACCCAACACTGCTACAAAGATGATGATGCAGCAGGCCGGCGAACAGACTGCCATGGAGGTGTAG